In the genome of Stomoxys calcitrans chromosome 4, idStoCalc2.1, whole genome shotgun sequence, the window AGCcattctgacagactgaaggttgccagtaacgacttgcagaagctgtgtgagcggagaagagactatagaacaccttctgtgtgtgtgttctgcactggcagtcagaaggagttccactttaggttctcatttctttgagaacttgtctgatttagcggatgtgaatattctcAATGTGTtggtctttttaaagcgatctgaatggttcaacggtaggaactagaaggtatcttccttcttctcttcctgtggtatcacaatggacgaaaacgtcaaagtgagtccgaaggcagactgtcacttaaacctaacctatagtCTTCAAGtaatataaacataaaattctgTACAATTACAACGAAATAAATTTGCAGGTATAACGATGTCCTCTATATGATACATGAGGCCCATTCAATTGTATAGAAACATTCCCCAAACCATAACAAATTCACCGACATGTTTGACGGTTTATACGGTGTACTTGTGATTTGCTGTGGCCTTAGCTGGTCTTATTACATAATTTTTATCTATTTGGGctactaaaaataatttttagtgtATCAGACCAAAGAATGCTACGCCAttcttctatatatatatatatatatatatatatatatatatatatatatatatatatatatatatatatatatatatatatatatatatatatatatatatatatatatatatatatatatatatatatatatatatatatatatatatatatatatatatatatatatatgtgtgtgtgtgtgtgtgtgtgtgtgtgtgtgtgtgtgtgtgtgtgtgtgtgtgtgtgtgtgtatcctTGAAATCAGAttgatttgattgaaaaataGCTCCGAATTGGTACTTATAGGGTATGGTTATGGTATATtgtcggcaccgtccgacttttgtctttccttactgggttATAATGGCATTCCATATATTACAATCAAAATATTTGATCTGCGAAATTACtgcattaaaataaataatatcatTCCTACTGGATCTAAGAGAAAATAACTCGCTTCTCAATGTTTTTACACATAAATTTGATAATTGtttatttcatatttcttaaaatattaCCGTTTAGTATTagtaaattttccaaatattacCTAGATTACAACTTACATTTAATATTTTCACATTTATCTATTTTTGCAATGACGATCTTATGaattaaatgtaataaaaaatcaaataaaaggcatgctataacatatatttatataaattacaaaaaaaaaaaaaaaaaaatcaaaatacacTAATGCAGATAATGCATAAATGTTAAATAATTTCAATGGAACTATACAATCTAAACTAATAATTCGATCTCTTTGTATATTTATCATATATTGACAACGTTCTTAAGGTCGTTTGGAAGTAAATCCTTCATGCAGTTTATCTGAGCACGGATTTGGTCACGCGTGGCGATTGCTGTGTTGCCATTATTACCGCTCCAGGAACTAGGTTCATTCGTCAGTTTGTCATTGTAGAGATTCAGTTTCTGTTTTAGTTTTAATATCATGTCAATAATTTCAACTTCTTGTTTATCTTGAGCCCATTGCTCTAGATTAGCCTCAGAAAGCGCTTGTAATTGGAGATCTTGAAGAGTTAGCTGCAATTCGCGATGACGCGATTCATACCAACCACGAAAATTGGGTGAATTATAAAAACGTCGATAAAGACCTTTCCAGTCGCCCTTCAAGGGTGATGTTAAATGGGGTCCTGACAATTCTAATGTTGCAAGAAAATCGTCGAGTTTAAATGCATTGGCATTTGGCGCCGACTTAAATGGGCTTATGTCTTTTTGTAACGGCATCAACGATGCCATGTAACGTTCAAGGGGTATCATAAAGCTTTGTGTCAACTCTAAAAGATGCCTTCGAAGCAAAGCTGTTTGTACATGCTCCGGTCTTTTGGTTTTTAGACCGAGTAAGACTTTTTTGATTAGCGATTTGTCCTTCTTTAAAAACGGTTTGTATTTTGTATACAGACCGGGGGCCGAGCCTTCGCTGTTGTTACCATTCAATGACGTATTTCCATTATTCGACTTTAACACATTGCTACTATTTAATGATGTAACTGAACTCGCATTgcgaatattttttattgatagaTGTTGTTGGCGTTGCATGTTGAGCTTGCGGGaagaaaaagataaaatttataatcaatataaattgtttttatgaagtgcaaataaaacacaaatctATTTTTcgtcaaataaataataatacgaAATTTTTCTGTAATGTTGATAGATGGACCAAAACAATAGAAGTTCAATCGAAAAAGGAAGAAATATTTACATAAATTCAAGCAATTATGTGAGAAATATTCAAACAAATTTAATGATGAATGTTATACAGAATTAATAGAATTGATATTTCTTTGAATATGAtttctaaaattaaataaatgcgGTGACATAGTCAATATACACTTCAGACATGTAGACTTTTATCTCAGCCATAACGTTCTGTTTTACAAAACCAAAGTCTCAATATACATAAAACTACATTTATCCAAAATATCGATTTCATCTTTCAGTATATTAAAGAAAACAACATCATAATTTTAAATACAACTTAACTTTAATCTAGCTTTTACAATGTATAGCTGGTGGCCCTTGTTGCCAACGCTTTTCTTCCAATATTCTTATATTTACTATAAGtttaatttcattaataaataattaagtCAATATACTTATTCATTGCGTTAATTATTAAAGGTTGTGATCAAGAGAATGTTACTATAAAATGAGACACTGATTATATGAGTTTTGCAGAGGAGAAATTGTAAGTTTTtttcagataggtctatagtctcatttgcctaaaaaaaactggcaatttcttttcttccaaGCTCCTATGTGGAAAAAATATCCCCTTACATGAGAATATTACTCATGGGCAATAAAAAGCTTGATCAATTAgtttaggttgggttgaaataAGGGTGCGGATAGAAATAcgctcatgccactatgggcataggcctaagccagaaatcggcctattgtgtgctctaaatactaaaaagtaacctcgaaaaagaatgtCTGGATCtatgcctgcaggaccgttgtTGTAGTAgagtgttgtgttctatcttttgtctgcttgattttGGTGAGTATCCAgattcaggaactctgcgactaatacggggtgcgtccagagggatctgggtctaatTCGAGTGGGTTTGGCTGGACGGTAAAACAGGTGGTCCCTGGTCATCCTGCacgttgaggcggctgcatctaccGAATCGTAATCGAgctagaactactctggtttgccagggGAAGGGGGTTGGGCcggatgccatgatcgtacaatcgtccacaCATGATATGATCTCTATGTCGTCTGGAGGATAGATTGAGGTTAACAGCCTTAGGGAACtccttgtttcactctacggtgcttcgacttcttatccctaaattccacaaatgacatATCATCCCTGGCTGGAGGTACGTATTGATGATGTCCtcaatagtttggcatggctaacGGTTGGCgttgaatgccttcgataggtctagTGCCGCGAGAACCGTTCTATCGCATGGTCTGGGcaaattgaagccacggcaaatgtgtgcggtaatGACATGCaaagcgaatggaaattcttcaacgaGTCTGAGGAGGAGTAGTACCTCAAGCGTCTTCTCGGCTACTAGTAGAATggagattggtctgtacgactccgcCTTGCTCGGgtactttccaggcttcagtaacgggatcactctgcccatcttccagatatCGTGTACTATAAGAATGTTCaaggacaggttgaggacagttgtaaggtacccATATCGTCAACGGcttggagaccacggatacgacgaatagCTCTACCCCTGtccttgtcactctcgggatgcacaattaattgacggttgaacaagctggcgcatctcttcggatcagtcacagttacgtcgccaaaagtgactgaggtcctgttatcccgtctaccggtgttcgagagagacttaacagtagaccatagTTTACCCAGatcggtacctaagttacattgcaccaagtgttccagtcgcttatgttcgttgactacccggTTTACTTCCAGATTCAGATCGCCGAGTACCATTACCTGCGCCTGGAAATtgagccgcacttggggtattcgaccggctggtataaatcgAGCGGGTGTTGCGTTAATTGtctctcggaatttcctctgggcaactagcacatttgagAGAGTTGTGAATTCACTGAagtggcgattggtgtactctctgaagccgacccaatcggccttcttctgtttggtaaacgtccggcgctctgAGTTAATGAAGTTGGGTTggcggtcgatggtgagaattatgggtaggtggtctgatcccaaagaaatgacggttTGCCAGGGTACGTCACTCAgtactatggtcaggcagtcaaaaacatatctcagtccccCAGGCGTGattttccagatgacaataccaaaGTTCCGTCAAATTCCTAAGTGTCGTCTCGGGTTTCTTcccggtttcctatcgttgaCAGACGATCATTGCTCCACCAATGCCAAGACAGCCTGTTCTGTTGTATACTCTTtacgttacactttttctccatcgcagtccatcaAAGTATAAGTagctcgtctacatagtgtccaacatctgcgaGTCTTTTCGGCGACATGTAACACTTGGTTCGTATCCAAGATCACTAAGTACTTAACAAAAAAACggggtgcgtcaaattggctcaccttcgtcttcctcgtgaacaggcagatttcagtcttctctagcgtaacattgagacccctagttctagcccagtcgtatgcgtTCATTTGAACCGTAGATTGGAGCGGACGACTTGAtatcagcaggggcttttgacgatgACACCTAGTTCGAGTCCTAAGGACAAGGTCGAACCTATTTTAtggcatgcctataatttgcctaggccaacGGCCTTTCCCAGAGCTAgcggacgcgtccacaggttgctgatagtggaatgctccatacggagtagctgcaacggcagtcgcggacagtcagcagtatcgagcggagagtctcagtgagaggccagacggtaccggctcttgcacaaatgctgtgtgcctatgatgctcgatatgacaaggcgagttatttgcacctttaaataaccaatggctacccTGTTCAcgcggcaatcggtcctttggaccggaacgagcttgctcatttACAAgagcatgacgaggatcgccacctccacatgcaaatgtggtaacaacaacaacaatatcagcATAcatcagctctggggtccaccatggcggtcgttgTTTGCCCTTTGGGTTGGCACTAGGGCAtattgacacaagcgagtcattcagggcatttgtgatccgcttgaccactatgtctatatcctccgtagtttccagttccttttctggtctacaaGGGATAgaggtgcagaatttgtgccgaaatttatcccaacccgcctttcttctgtttagccgaggcaCCAAAAGAAGAACTAATAAAACGATGaacagagaagctgtggtcatccaacacctcccagtcgcatatttttCCAATGATATATTcctatacaaaggtaatatctagtaccacctgcctgttcctggtaacaaAGGTCGTTTTattcccctttattacaaatcgccagattgcaacttataatatattcgataagcagctcacaccTTTCGTtggcatccgaacttccccatatctggttgttgttgttgttgttgtagcagtttattgtgtactatctttcgtctgcttgattctgttgagtgtcaagacccaggaactccgcaactaagatggggtgcgtccacagggatctgggtctgagtcgagtgggtctggctgggcagttaaacaggtgacgtgtatcgtgcggtccctggttacagtcgggacatacatcttgcacgtcggcatcaatcctagctctgtgggaattgaggcggctgcatctgccggaacgtaattgagccagaatcactctggtttgccgggggaggtcgatttcttcgggtgcaatgggtggcggtcgttctccaaggactacattcacccggtagccagttaacgcgtctgctaccgtgtctgcatgaatgttgtttagacccgcttgatatgccgcttgatctagaggttctctcttgtagcgctggacctcacgctctagatcatgtagatctaccttaaggcttctgggcggtgggtatctatccacaagatgatgatttggatgatttctgctataacagcccagaaggtattgcttagacagcatgtagttatgtcttcgcaatggtaggatctttgtctcctggtggaggtggtccacatgagaactaaggaggcagcccgtcgcagttcggagggcggcattctgacagatctgaatattattccactgcgtgtcacaaagctgacgtgaccacactggcgctgcataacttaccacagaccggccaattgctttatacgtggtcaacaaggtttctttgtctgcaccccaagtgctgccagcgagtgacttgaggaccttgtttctacttttgactttattgcagattgctgtggcatgtggggagaaagtgtaggagctgtcaaatgtgacgccaagtattttgggacacttgatggtcggaatcaattctccatcgaccatcacagtcagctcagaattcacctcacgcgtatttgtagtgaacagtgtggctgaagatttggtggcggatatcttcagatttcttgcagcgaaatatgaggcaagctcgttgaggtagacgttcaacctatcgcagatgtcatcaatgggtggggggcctgatgccaagatcgtacagtcgtccgcatatgatacgatctctatgccgtctggaggaggtgggatggaggataggtagaggttaaacagagccggagatatcaccccgccttggggaactccctgtttcactctacggtgttttgacttcttatccctaaattccacaaatgactggcggccacacagataattcgcgacccaacgtttaaggcctggctggagggacgtgttggcgatgtcctcaaataatttggcatggctgaccgtgtcgaatgccttcgataggtccaatgccacgaggaccgtcctatcacatggcctgggttgattgaagccacggcaaatgtgtgtggtgatggcatgcaaagctgttgttgtgctgtgcagtctccgaaatccgtgttgatgctcggcgaatggaaattctcctccgaggctcgggaggagtaatgcctcaagcgtcttagccactggtgagagaagggagatcggtctgtacgactcccccaaactcgggtctttaccaggcttcagtaaggacagtggtaaggtactcaactccaggtaaatccagattcttcagcatcggtgtagagattccgtcggggcccaacgccttggaagatttggcgccacggatgacattcgtaacttcgcccacggtaaattgtgatggctgttcatcggctcggagaccacgaatacggcgaatggctctcctccttgccctgtctcactcgggatgcacgataaattgacggttgaacaacctggcgcatctcttcggatcagtcacggttaactcgccaaaagtgactgaggtcctgtcgtcccgtctaccggggttcgagagagacttaacagtggcccacaatttgcctgcaccggtgcctaagttacattgctccaagtgttccagccacaaattccgcttatgttcgttgactaccctgtttatttccagattcagctcgctgattctggggttagcggggtccatagcacgaatcccatcacgctcgtctgcgagtaccactgcttgcgccgggaaattgggtcgcacttgcggtattcgaccggctggtataaagcgagcggctgctgcgttgatgatgtctcggaattttctctcggccacaagcacatcagaggggggtggcagttcattgaagcggcgattggtatactctctgaagccagtccaattggccttcttgtagttgatgaacgttcggcgctcagaggttatgaagtcgggtggtcggtcgatggtgaggattatggggaggtggtctgaccccaaagagatgacggcttgccaggatacgtcactcaggagatcaggggatgcgattgagatgtctggcgagctgctgcacctcctcgtaatcctagtgggggcatcctcattcaccgtgcaaaacgtggagctatatatctgctctgccaaagctatgccacgctggtcgttgcctaggggagaatgccatgacgagtgatgtgcattgaaatcccccagaaccagacgactatggccagatagcaacccacttatgtcggggctgtaggcctggccattaatcgggacacagctgccaaccggcggtatatacacgttgtatatctctatctcggcagtaccagacctgactgctacccccatacattccatgtatgggtcactagcgtcaagcgcaggcgagataggtctatactgcacggaatggtgtataacgaaggccaatcccccacctccattccttgagcgatccttacgtagcacattgtagccgtgacaactgtgcaagctgcaggtgttagtcagctttgtctcctggatcgctgcgaccgatatgttcttccgactcataaaatctacaatctcatcaatcttgcctcgcagtccattgcagtttaactgcaggaacgatacatttcccgacactggcctagCAATAGTAGGACTAGGGTGCTgtatttgcataaattgccgtacgggagaggtcgggggggtcacatagtccgacgacgaggacgccgaaggcgacgacggcgacgcttgtgacccactgctggctatgttcgcacagcacctagcgacatagccagtatgactatactcccgtagcgaagttaggccagagcaagaacggaaatgtacccactccaagcacctgttacacctcaccgacactgaccgatgatgaaggcggttctggcaaacggaacagaaccagggtccggggttcttttcaatcccggcacggagcaaaagcatacggagaaggcactccgggatgtgcctctcccatgacgaaaaaagacgaacacgtgcactgaggcggcagcccttgccgatgaagattccatcgggtcaatccggtacgtacaaccggctgccatgggattggtgatgtgcattagcaacACTTCCTACaagcgatttaaggtttgaaggcggcatctctgaatcgtgtgccatatatagggatgCCAGTCAGTGATGAGACTTATTTATATAAAGGTTGGCTACTAAATCTTCAACGCTTAgcgatggaagaagaaaaacatttagactactctttgcgaGAGTATAAACCTAAatcccttgagaagtttaaatcccggaattcttggTCCTCGAACCATTCCCCACACACCCATGGTAAGAACCACGTTAAATGGTCCACTAacgtaataaaaaaatattataaataaaaaaaaatcttgttaATGTAGACATTTGAAAGGCAAAAACAGAATAGTAAAAAACTTTGCGaacgttttatttttagttttttacatAATCTTATATACGGAATTAAGGGAGTTTTGGCTGATTGGCGGATCCTGGTATTATTTTAAGACATCGTTAGATGATAATGTTTGAATAGTGTATTTGTTTAAATTGGCCTAATGTCTTTGTATTGCATGCTTTAAATTAGTTAAGTGCAAATAAGGATTGTCCCCAGCTAAATTAGTGTTTAATTATTCTCTTCCAACGaaaaactttctttttttatttacacGTTATTTGACGCTAAGtaattaaaaaatgcaaaatatttttcttacctGATTATCTACCAAACGCAGCATATGAGGCCAATCttttaaaagttttataaaaaacggATTTGTGACGCCCAGTATAAGCGGTGGTGGAATTTTTCCACATTCTCGCGTGAACTCCTTGAATTCACTGTCGTGTATGGTGAAGTATGGCCTGGCTTCAGCACAATAAGCTAGTGGTGCAATGAGCTGCACTAACGTCTGAACCATATGTGAGCAGTCTGCTGGGGATGTGCCCACAACTACAAGTGGTTCTGCTGTCAACACAAGTTCCCACAACGTGTACATATGGTCAACAATAAAACTTAGACTATGGAACAATTCCACTTCATTTACAGATGCAATCACCTTCACTGAAACGGGTCGAACCTCCTTTCCCAAGGTTTTATTTTCTGACCCATCATTTTGTTGACCGCATTTTCTACTGCTTGCCCTTGGCACGAGTATTTGATAACATTGTTCAAAAAGAGGCAGGTTAAACGAGCCACCCACTTGAAGTTTGGGCCATTCGTTATTGATTTGATGGCAAGCCCTTATCAAGACATCTTCCCCTTCGTCAAAATATTTCTGAGCCAGGTGCGTCAGCATTTCGtagaacaaattaaaataaggtAATCTGGTTACgataataaaacttttttggaAGTAGCCTCGAGGCAGATTAGCGTCTCTTCGCTGCCGAAAGTAAACAAACCCCCAATAATGGGATTGATCAGCTTTCAGGGCCGGAGGACAGTCGCTATTGTAACATCGAAACTGTTGAGCTTTAATTATCCGTGACGTATCCGGTGACATCCTTAGACGCATATGAAATTTCGTATCACCCATGCATCCTGAATTCGAGTCGGGAAATGCCATATAACAAATATTGGTTAATTCCTGTTCTGTTGGTATTTCTGCTTTGGGATATATAAACTCTAAcgcctgtcccaaatttagatcGAACGTAACAACGCACATAAATTGAATCCATTGAGTCAAGGTCGACCAGTCACTAGACCTTTTAGCTTTCTCATCATCGTCACTTGGAATTTGGGAGGTTGGCCAGTTGCATGTTATTGTTGCATCCACGTTATCATCTTCTGAAACTTCAGGTGTAATTGAGACGTTTCCTCCTATAGTAGGACCTGCAGTCCTGGAGCCTTGAAAATCTTCACGATTACAAATAATATTATCCTGCTCCCTTTCCattatttaaactttttttgttttattcacaCATCCAGGTATCCAAGAAAGAAAAcataccaaacaaaaaaaaaaataagtctcAAATGGAGCTGCCACATTGTGGTGCTGCCCAATCAATGGCAGACTCAAGACTAGTTTTATTTTATCACTATATTTTATCACTAGATACACGCAAATCGTgaagaaaaatgcaactctgctaacaaatgtcaaaaaattaactagcaaaagtttaaaatttttaactttgtcgACAAAAATACTAATTACGTATGGCAGCAGAAAATTACGATCGCCTTCAAGTGTCAatgttgaagttttttttttctttttccgctttgcttttgtgggatttgtgtgcAGACCATCATTTTTGCAACTCAACCAAGTCGAATTTAATAAGTTGTTCTCAAGCgagcagctgttaacagccgaccTGGTTTGACAGtaaagatgtcagattttttttgcattccctttgttgttattttctttcttgCATCTGTCCATGGTTTTAgaaccagaccgttattggctTTATAAACCAAACCGTTATTAATTATTTGCCagcgaaatttgacaataaTCACTTGTTTCTATTTTCATACTAAAATACgttctaaaataaaaaagaaaaaacgaaccattgaaaccacggttaccagatttttttttgagagagaTCTCCAAATTTGTAAACACATTTCCCCAAAAAATCGcctgttaaaatatttttccccAAGTAAAATCCCCTTTTAGAAAAGATTtactgattcaagttttttataaaaaattatctttTATGCCCACAACCAAAGGATTGCTGCATTTCAATTTTTTCATTGTATGTTGTAAAAAAAACTCtgcgtgcaaaacttcagccaaatctggcaTTAGGGGTTCAAAATGTGAAATATACTATACTATAGGGGACAGTAGTATTTGTCACATTTATTGGgagttgtaaaaaaataatacaagcaAACTTTTAGCCTAATCGTATAGTAATTGCGTCTTTCAGGGGCtcagaagtcaagtcgaaagatcattttatatggaagctatgtcaatATCCCGGCGAAaacatataataaaaattatagcGGTGTTATTCCCTCCTAGAGCTGGAAATTTCCCCTAATCTGACAACACTGACTGaaaccaacaaaacaaacaaaaatgatgggGACAATGTTggcactaaaattttttttgccattttcctcactataaacagagtactactctTTCGCagacgtttttttatttggAGTTTGAGCGTGTGTCAATTGAGCGTGTCTCATATGGTGAGATGTAAAAATGACGTAGGGGGTTGTTCTTTTCACTGGTGAGaaaagaaaaatccattttgctgtgccaatcgaccatttttctaaaactgacaaattttgacgtttgtcaaaaatcaaaagtaaacaagATGTGCGCGCCACATAATAATGCAGGAAAAaggcagaaaaaaaatatttgcgcgatgaatatttttcaaaaatattttccattactgCTAGAAGTTATATTGAAAATGCCAACGTTGCAATATGGAGATATTTTAGGCCTTGCTTTGCTTTTAGGTCATTTTGAAGCGAGTAAAACaagtaatgttattttaaatgcaaatttgcttctatttttttttctgttgttttcgcgaagtgcactatctgtcaacgagttttggttgtatgTGTGCGTTATAGTTAAGAacaataacacacacaaacaacagaGAATGGCGCGAACATCAGCTATCGATACAACTCTGGAATTGGacaattccatcagctgggcaAGTGAGCTAACCTTTAACGAACCCTGATAACCAGGCGTTCATTCCGAGTTGAATAGAATACCCTGCTaaaaagtcgattaatcgattagtcgaaagtcgactttgggaTCCCTAGTGTAATCGATGCGTGTCAGAATTTGGATTAGGAATTGGGTTGGTAGAGGCAATATAGGAAAAAAGTATTTCATGTAAACGAAAATTTAGATAGTGAATAAGTTCCCGAGGATCTAATGGATTTCTTGAAAAGTGGATTCAAAACTGTTCTCGGCGCTACCGAACCGGGTCAACCGCCTAGCGCTGCGGAAACAGTTGAGAAATTAGTGGACAGAGCAGCATCATCAACCTTATTGGAGGATCGTCGAGATGCATGCCGTGCTTTGA includes:
- the LOC106086308 gene encoding protein DENND6B — protein: MEREQDNIICNREDFQGSRTAGPTIGGNVSITPEVSEDDNVDATITCNWPTSQIPSDDDEKAKRSSDWSTLTQWIQFMCVVTFDLNLGQALEFIYPKAEIPTEQELTNICYMAFPDSNSGCMGDTKFHMRLRMSPDTSRIIKAQQFRCYNSDCPPALKADQSHYWGFVYFRQRRDANLPRGYFQKSFIIVTRLPYFNLFYEMLTHLAQKYFDEGEDVLIRACHQINNEWPKLQVGGSFNLPLFEQCYQILVPRASSRKCGQQNDGSENKTLGKEVRPVSVKVIASVNEVELFHSLSFIVDHMYTLWELVLTAEPLVVVGTSPADCSHMVQTLVQLIAPLAYCAEARPYFTIHDSEFKEFTRECGKIPPPLILGVTNPFFIKLLKDWPHMLRLVDNQLNMQRQQHLSIKNIRNASSVTSLNSSNVLKSNNGNTSLNGNNSEGSAPGLYTKYKPFLKKDKSLIKKVLLGLKTKRPEHVQTALLRRHLLELTQSFMIPLERYMASLMPLQKDISPFKSAPNANAFKLDDFLATLELSGPHLTSPLKGDWKGLYRRFYNSPNFRGWYESRHRELQLTLQDLQLQALSEANLEQWAQDKQEVEIIDMILKLKQKLNLYNDKLTNEPSSWSGNNGNTAIATRDQIRAQINCMKDLLPNDLKNVVNI